A region of the Solanum stenotomum isolate F172 unplaced genomic scaffold, ASM1918654v1 scaffold14706, whole genome shotgun sequence genome:
ATGTGCATAAGTAGTAATACACTTAGGATGCCAGGTAGATGCAGAACTGTCACGTAGAATGCCACATGGGATGGGTGTGTTTACTTAGCTTGTTCAACTTTTGAATAATTTAACAGTCTACTTGTACGGTCCCAAAGTTGGATGACATAGATGTGGGGCAAAATTAGatgatatatttatgtattatgcctctCTAGAATATGATATTTATGATATAATAGCGCTATTAGTTGAGTGACGATTTGAGAAATAACTCGATGGAAGGCGTGTCTTGTATGTAATATGTAGGTTGGGGCTGCGGAGTGTTGTGTTGGAATCAGCAGATTCGTTGCGAGCTACTGGATTTGCATTGGCGTTGTGGACTAATGCCTGGAGAGCTTTGGATGCATTGGGCATTGGGGACTCTCTTAGACAACGTTCCTTATCCATTACTGGGTGAGCTACCTCTTTATTATTAGCTAGGATTTAGGATTACTAACAACTTGAAGTTCAATTGTGGATTTTTATGACATTTTAAGGTCAAATGTGTTTTCCGGAGTTCTAGATATGGAAGAAAGTTGAAAAACTGATCGTCCAAAATACATTCGAGTTGATGTGCAGGCTTAAAAGTTTCTCAGCTGATTCAGGTGCACCTATCAAGGAGGTATCATTTGTGGGGAATAACAGGTTAGCATTATACCAATTTTCATATTAGTTGGGGTCGGTTATATAAGTCCTTTTATCTATTCGTGTTTGTGTATGTTCATTTTGTTCCAACACTAGATAATCTAGCATGTGAGACAAATTAGGAATTCTCTAAAATTAGAGGTTTTTTGAGTATCGCAATCTATAGAGATGTATAAATTTCTAACCATTGATATAAAGACTCCTCACAAACGTTGAAGTAATGCAAACCTCCGATTTTCACAACATCGATCTTCGTAGAGAACAATCACATTTGTTTACGAAGG
Encoded here:
- the LOC125850173 gene encoding monooxygenase 3-like, which codes for METEENIVIVGAGIAGLATSLALHRLGLRSVVLESADSLRATGFALALWTNAWRALDALGIGDSLRQRSLSITGLKSFSADSGAPIKEVSFVGNNRLALYQFSY